One region of Quercus lobata isolate SW786 chromosome 2, ValleyOak3.0 Primary Assembly, whole genome shotgun sequence genomic DNA includes:
- the LOC115963320 gene encoding uncharacterized protein LOC115963320 encodes MSEVRSSELDTGLSSSGGLIEGDTAVSTPRQVRAFYALHEECGLDADTVARFRDRFQFPARVQVRRPGPEDRACHFFPGEVCFYEAAFTSGFRFPVHPLVMELLDYFGIAPGQLIPNSWRIVINCMEIWLAANEDLIKVSELVHIYRLKESKEFGYYELVPWTRRTRIVKGLASSFRYWKSRFVFVSGDDFETPSSEAWGDIPRLLRRWGTPNLVKRRPKLKSKYQERLQKSIEYSQSIESWDDLLDPRTLAFYCLGADPSPYVLRSISIEEKKKMTTKFNKDMYAKMRAKKDEPLASIGKKVVRVTGKGSSAVDATPIAPGVEGVRVASPANYVEEIPTPSSKRPRISAKDKEKEKTGSSIFDDEGVAVERAHNIVKAEELKVFSGVPVNVVASQHVHKIMQVLGESLHLASECLT; translated from the exons ATGTCGGAAGTGAGGTCTAGTGAGTTAGACACCGGGCTGTCGTCTAGCGGTGGTCTGATCGAGGGTGATACAGCCGTCTCTACCCCTCGTCAAGTTAGGGCTTTTTATGCCCTCCACGAAGAGTGTGGGCTGGACGCTGATACAGTGGCCAGGTTTAGAGATAGGTTCCAATTCCCTGCACGGGTCCAGGTTCGTCGGCCTGGTCCTGAGGATCGAGCTTGCCATTTCTTCCCAGGTGAAGTGTGCTTCTACGAGGCTGCTTTTACCTCCGGGTTTAGATTTCCCGTCCATCCCTTGGTGATGGAGTTACTGGATTACTTTGGCATTGCCCCCGGGCAGCTCATACCGAACTCCTGGAGGATAGTCATTAATTGTATGGAGATTTGGCTGGCTGCCAACGAGGATTTGATCAAAGTGAGTGAGCTCGTCCATATCTATCGTTTGAAAGAGTCAAAGGAGTTCGGGTATTACGAACTAGTCCCTTGGACGAGGAGGACTAGAATCGTTAAGGGTCTAGCCTCGTCATTCAGGTATTGGAAGTCCCGTTTCGTTTTCGTGTCAGGGGATGACTTTGAGACCCCTTCCAGTGAGGCTTGGGGTGACATCCCAAGGTTACttcgtcggtggggaaccccaaaTTTAG TAAAAAGGCGTCCCAAGTTGAAGAGCAAATACCAGGAACGTCTTCAAAAGTCAATCGAATACTCCCAATCGATTGAGAGTTGGGACGACCTTCTGGACCCGCGGACACTTGCCTTCTACTGTTTGGGCGCGGATCCGTCTCCCTACGTTTTGCGCAGCATCAGCattgaggagaagaaga agatgacTACCAAATTCAACAAGGACATGTATGCCAAAATGAGAGCGAAGAAGGACGAACCCTTGGCCAGCATTGGCAAGAAAGTAGTTCGCGTGACGGGGAAGGGTTCGTCCGCCGTGGATGCTACTCCGATTGCCCCGGGGGTAGAGGGTGTCCGAGTAGCTTCTCCTGCCAATTATGTCGAGGAAATCCCCACTCCGTCATCAAAGAGGCCGAGGATATCAGCCAAGgacaaagagaaggagaaaacaGGCTCTTCCATATTTGATGACGAGGGTGTGGCCGTAGAGCGGGCACACAACATTGTGAAAGCAGAGGAACTGAAGGTCTTCTCTGGGGTTCCTGTCAATGTCGTCGCGAGTCAGCATGTCCACAAGATAATGCAG GTGTTGGGGGAGAGCCTCCATCTGGCTTCTGAGTGTCTCACTTAG
- the LOC115974315 gene encoding late embryogenesis abundant protein At1g64065-like, with amino-acid sequence MAQKTNQQVNPLGPESKEPRSDEESGSKTSAEELKRKKRIKLAIYIAAFAVFQTIVILVFALIVMRVKTPKVRLGNDATFHNVTTGNSTSPSFDINFTTQLRVKNANFGPYKYDSTIATFMYKGVTAGQVTIPKGKAGLRSTKKVGVTLNVNSKDLPSSANLAGDLKSGLLMLNSHAKLSGKVELMFIMKKKKSVEMNCTMTINLSSKEIHSMICE; translated from the coding sequence ATGGCGCAGAAAACAAACCAACAAGTGAACCCTTTGGGACCAGAAAGTAAGGAGCCTAGAAGTGATGAAGAGTCTGGCTCTAAAACATCTGCAGAGGAGCTCAAGCGAAAGAAAAGGATCAAATTGGCCATATATATTGCTGCTTTTGCTGTGTTTCAAACCATAGTCATCTTGGTTTTTGCACTCATTGTAATGCGTGTTAAGACTCCAAAAGTCAGGTTGGGCAATGATGCTACATTCCACAACGTGACCACTGGCAACTCAACATCACCTTCCTTTGATATAAACTTCACAACCCAATTGAGGGTTAAGAATGCAAACTTTGGTCCTTATAAATATGATAGCACCATTGCCACATTCATGTACAAGGGTGTGACTGCAGGGCAAGTCACTATTCCTAAGGGTAAGGCTGGGCTGCGTTCGACCAAAAAAGTTGGTGTCACACTAAATGTGAATTCAAAGGACTTGCCAAGTTCTGCCAATCTTGCAGGTGACTTAAAAAGTGGGTTGTTGATGCTAAACAGCCATGCCAAGCTTAGTGGGAAAGTGGAATTGATGTTtataatgaaaaagaagaagtctgTCGAAATGAACTGCACCATGACTATCAATTTATCATCAAAGGAGATCCATTCTATGATTTGCGAGTGA
- the LOC115977884 gene encoding late embryogenesis abundant protein At1g64065-like yields the protein MAEKTNQQVYPLAPSNGNPRSDEESNTLQSKELKKKKRIKLAIYIAAFAVFQTIFILVFALTVMRVRTPKVRLGTDVTFSKLNTDNNETSPSFDITFIAQVRVKNTNFGPYKYDSTTANFKFQDVNVGRVTIPEGKAGLRSTKKVSVTVNVNSDALKITSSNLGNDFKNEVLTLNGQAKFTGKVELMFVMKKKKATEMNCTMVINLTSKALKDLICE from the coding sequence ATGGCTGAGAAGACAAATCAGCAAGTGTACCCTTTGGCACCATCAAATGGGAATCCCAGAAGTGATGAAGAATCCAACACTTTGCAATCCAAGGAgctcaagaaaaagaaaaggatcaAGTTGGCTATATATATTGCTGCTTTTGCTGTGTTTCAGACCATTTTCATCTTGGTCTTTGCTCTCACTGTGATGCGTGTTAGGACCCCTAAGGTCAGGTTGGGCACTGATGTCACGTTCAGCAAATTGAACACTGACAATAATGAGACATCGCCTTCCTTTGACATAACCTTCATAGCCCAAGTTAGGGTGAAGAACACAAATTTTGGTCCCTACAAGTATGATAGCACCACTGCCAATTTCAAATTCCAGGACGTGAACGTGGGGCGAGTCACTATTCCAGAGGGAAAAGCTGGTCTACGTTCCACCAAAAAAGTTAGTGTCACGGTAAATGTGAATTCAGATGCATTGAAAATCACGTCAAGTAATCTTGGAAATGACTTTAAAAATGAGGTCTTGACTTTGAATGGCCAGGCCAAGTTTACTGGGAAAGTTGAATTGATGtttgtgatgaagaagaagaaggccaCAGAAATGAATTGCACGATGGTTATCAATTTGACCTCCAAGGCACTCAAAGATTTGATCTGCGAATGA